Within Crassostrea angulata isolate pt1a10 chromosome 2, ASM2561291v2, whole genome shotgun sequence, the genomic segment actttttagcCCACTATTGTTGAGGGAGGTTCATCCCTTGGAATCATTGTACATTTATTCGTGTTCCTTAACAGAAACTGCTAGTACTTAACATGAACTATTTATGCAATACATAATATaccatatattataataattaccTAATATGTAGACAAGAAATtacttgtaaatttaaaatgcGGTGAGAGTCAACGTATTTATAGCCTAGTTCTGTTTTAAACATTCGTTTTACATTTTTCGTAGATCCGGAATCAATCTCTGATGATTTAGCAAATCCAATAAAAGCTATTCAAACAACAGAGACTAAAGAAAGAAAAGTAGGAAAGAATAATCTATCGTCATCACCGTATAGCCCAATCCTACACAAATACTTGTCAATTACTGATGTTCGGTGTAGCAAAAGTGTATCTGTATGCGCAACAGGTACATGTAGGATATGGGTGAGTGATGATCATGGCATTGTATTGGTCAACGAACTTGGTGAAACATTACACCAAATCAAAGATCAAATCAAAGATTATCGCGATGGATCTTATAATTGGTCGTATGGATTGCACACGCTAAACAGTGATGGTGAACTAATTTACGTAGCAAAGGATGACACTATACTCAAATTATCAAAGGATTTGGAAAAAAGTACCACATTTATTCAGAATACGGATTCAAATCAATGGAGACCGCAATGTATATATTATTCCTCATTCACGAGTGATATCTTTGTCGGCAGGGCAAATATGAATTTAAGAAGAGGAAAAATAATTCGGTTTAACAAAAATGGCAAAATGGTGCAAACAATACAATGTAACGAAGAAGGACTGGACATCTTCAAACGTCCtcgctatataacagagaacaacaatgaaGATATGGTGGTATCTGATACTTCTGGTGCTGTAGTGGTTACTGATTGTGCAGGAAAATTTCGTTTTGCTTACACAGGGTATCCACAAGGATCAGCATTAGATCCATTTGGAGTGTCCACCGACGCACTGTCAAACATATTGGTATCCGATTATTACACGCGAACAATACATGTTATTGATAAAGACGGTCAGTTTTTGACATATCTATCGATAAACCTACAGTGCGTCACCACACCATGTtctattttctttgataaaaagaCGCATCTTCTTTGGGTCGGCTCAGAGTACAACAATACAGTAGCTATCTACaagtatttaaggaatgaagATCTACTGGCAGGTAAGATAACAAAACtcttattttaagattattttcttttattgttgCGGTGCTCGAGGACGTAGACACACTAAAATGAGTAAATAATTGATAGTTAGATCGATGTTTTACATCAGTACAAGAAATTGTGCTACAATGTACCTACATGCATTACGTATCATTGTTAAcatctcgtttgaagtcatctttccGTAAGTTCTATGCTCAGTCCAACGACCTTGTAAGCAAATACAATTTTCCTCTAGGTCGCATGCTCAAtaacgtttttcatactaattgttagaccattatTAATCACCTacttgtctacggacttttccgttttttcccgattacgacaaagagcacacggcgggtgtgaccggttaGCAGAGGAAACCATGGcgcctgatcctacctctatctttttagaggtccgtatTGCTCTGcgttgaatttgtatttcgttttatggatttttaagatggttgacagtttgttattgtcattttttcattacgTTTCTCATAATAAATATGATGAATACCGGTATAGTTTAATGGAAAGATAAACTAACACAGATTTTTATTTGCTAAATTGACAACCAAATGTATTAAGCTGGTtgcattatataaatttaagatATTGACACAAactattattacatgtaatgttttatataagatttaagattaaataaacatgtaccGAGGAAGGGCTGCTACAATATTAAATTAACCTTTATTTTATGATTGTGTCATAGATCAAAATAAACATTGCGATGCTGTAATACAGATGCAACATGACGTCGTCGATGGAACTTGTTCGGAAAAGCAGATATTTGCCCCAGCATTACAGAACTATTTCATAGTGATAAACTTTAAACGCTGTTCTCATTTATCATATGGAATATTCGACTGCCTTTTAATCAATGAAGGAAACAACTTCATCATTACAAGTACATCAGGTGAAACTATACACCATATTGACGGTTTACGCAGTGATGCCCGTTCTGGATCACACTCAATGAACCTATCTCGGGAAGAATTGTTTTTTATCGAGAAGGACTATAACATTGTCaaactgtcaaaatataaagagaaaacaaaaacaacttttatcaaatatatacagGAAACCGATTCTGCATGGAGACCATGGTGTCTTTACTGTTCTCAAATAACTGATGACGTTTTGGTCGGTATGAAGAAATTGGACAGAATACAAGGCAAGGTTATTCGGTACAACAACCTCGGGGAAGAAATACAGGAAATACAACACAACGAAATCGGAAGCGATATCTACAGTACACCACGTTATATAGCAGAAAACGTTAacggggatgtcgtggtgtctgactcgACAGGTGCTGTTGTTGTAACAGACCGTGAAGGAAGACATCGTTTTTCGTACAAAGGACACCCTCCTGAATCAAAACTTTCTCCACTAGGAATCTGCACTGACACACTGTCACATATCTTGGTATGTGATGAGTTAACCCACGCAATACAGATTCTTGATAAAGACGGACACTTCCTATCCAATCTGCTAATTAAACCATTAGGTATAGTATCGCCTAGTTGCCTGTGTTATGATGTCAACGCAGACCTTCTCTGGGTAGGATCAGACGTCAACTACTCGGTATGTCTCTACAAGTATCTATCACCAAAGGACCTTCTTACCGGTaagatttttaagtttatattcGAGTTTTAATGTATAATGCCAACATTGGATATCACTGACtatttacatttatacatgcagcgtaatatttttacatttaatgcCGAAACTATTGTAAATTGTAACAGTTATATATTAACATTGAAGATACTCAGATaaatatacaagtataaaaGTCAAGTATAAATATTCTAATCGGTACTGTACAGTCGCCGTCTTTCAGCACATCgtcgtttgtttgttttttttcttttactggTGTGTTCAAATACATTATCCAGGCACATATTAAGACACAGATAACTAAAACAAGCTATACATAAGTGATATGTTTATACCTAAACGTTGATGGCGCCGATTAAAATGAATATAGtgaagaagtacatgtatcagtcTCCTTTAACAGGATGTCAGCCTTAATCAACATCAGTACTTATATTTTAAGCACCAGAAAAATATATAGTTTGCTACTCTTATTCaaagaaatatgataaaatcgtttaaaagaaatacctcgtttaacatttgttttaatcacGTTACATGTAGATCTAAATTTCGCAACGGtctattgtaaaaaaaaaataaacacacctTGTAttctttatcaatattattcataatgcaacaatttgttaataatttcaagttttaaacACAGATTCCacacaattttttgttttattttgctctagttttttttttcgtctGTCGTTTCTTAATTTTGGgtaatattatgtatatatttttcttaataaatttttattcaccCTTTTGTGAATGATTTACAGATGAGAATTCAGAATATGAAGATAACTATGAAGAGTGCTGTCTGGTTCAAGCAGATTTGTAAAGAAATTCTTTGAAGAAGAACACTTTGATTCTaaggaatgggggggggggggattaggTTCTGAAAGGTTTATCGTTTTCATCCATTTTTCTGTAAgatgtgttttataaaaaaaggtttcaaaaagtTAGTggttttaaacaacttatgaTAGAAAGAATGTCATAGAATGCTGTAGACAATTTGGTTTATGCCTCTGGTTTACCATGATTGGTCATATCTTATTAGTCAGTGCTTCTTATTTCTTCACGTTTGTTacaactttatatttacattccacatattttctttgcatacagattttcataacgcgctaacgcgcgttactcaatttgtatgcacacgtCGCTGCAGtaatgagactgtatacttaaaaaaaatcatgattcaatgctatattaaagctgacatgaattcataaaagcatttggtcgccatataaGTTTCGATCGTTCTTCTACTGACACTGGGGTATAAAtgccggttgagaaagttacggtaggttgctttccgatcgaggcattcacgttgcacggacttctaaatgcattaactacacattgtagtaaaatgtagtaataaagaaaaaaacaacaacaattgaatacaatatatattcaGTCTTCGAAACGATGtccaaggtatccgtattaatttgcacagacagtgctgccttacttcgcatgcacattgAACTCGTGTGCCGTTCATatagagtgcataacgtctgcatcttcttgaaaaccccggcgacattacatccaacacagtagctaaatgatagtaactCGAAGAAAGTAACGTTGTTTCCATCAATTCATACAAAAACGCCccgttttttaaaaatccatgcGCGAATTGACATTGCTCAATCTGCCACAGTGTGcagtttgcgcatgtgcgatgttatatgaaatacctgaatgcgacgaagcatgaatagtgctatCGGCCTTATTTAGCGGGTGTGTAGCGAttagcagaacaatagaaatcgacaacttaTATGaaggtagtcggagataaaagggaaataatgcatatttataaattcatgtcGGCTTTAAAAAGTCActcatttggtttttttttttcaaagtgcgtttaaCCTGGGAGGAAGTTCACAAACTTgattctttttataaaatgacaactttatattatttttccaAGCGCGTTAAAATGATCGATATCAATGcacttggaaaaaaaaatgtacagggCACACAGTTCTTGAGACCTTTTAAGATGATTGTTTTTACTTAGATCGATGGGACATCAACaagagaatttaaaaaaaaaatgttagctaTTCTGAATTGCAATTGCACAATGAACAACAAAGTTCGGGATTTCATTCAGATCTGTTGTCAAAATATCACATCAATTGCGCAGAGTAACCATCatgtcttttcttttttttcccttttttgtgttttataattctttgtatattttataatcaatatctttattcaatacagttttaatctgatatattttttgaaaatcaatgcaaaaagtGCATTCTCAAATGCCTTTTATGAACTAGTTAATTTAACAGCTGTACATGTAGCTACCTTactttttacatcaaaataatttgttaagatTAAATGTGAGAAGTGGTTTTATGACTAGAAACTCATAAGAACATGGAAAAGGCTTTTGATTGCAttgatcaatttatttttctatgactaaactttttttttatcaaagttcAAGAATATGATATGATGTTTGGG encodes:
- the LOC128171558 gene encoding uncharacterized protein LOC128171558, whose protein sequence is MWVSDHENLVLINTKGEAIYHIKDLFSERESGIHTVSSDGELIYINKEHNIMRLSTVMKTKTKFITLSNTALIPLSVYCSPFTGNLLVGVTKDNPRTGSILHYNRDGDRTKNIQHNNSRKPLYRKPAYITENSNGDIVVSDSVLNNIVVTDREGNYRFSYTSYRSCSYTWCHGVCCDGQSNILICAPYSNSVHVIDKNGHFLSHFQLSGMGRAYCLSYDVLNNRLYAGIDHNQQTLGVYKYIFRQDSLLNPESISDDLANPIKAIQTTETKERKVGKNNLSSSPYSPILHKYLSITDVRCSKSVSVCATGTCRIWVSDDHGIVLVNELGETLHQIKDQIKDYRDGSYNWSYGLHTLNSDGELIYVAKDDTILKLSKDLEKSTTFIQNTDSNQWRPQCIYYSSFTSDIFVGRANMNLRRGKIIRFNKNGKMVQTIQCNEEGLDIFKRPRYITENNNEDMVVSDTSGAVVVTDCAGKFRFAYTGYPQGSALDPFGVSTDALSNILVSDYYTRTIHVIDKDGQFLTYLSINLQCVTTPCSIFFDKKTHLLWVGSEYNNTVAIYKYLRNEDLLADQNKHCDAVIQMQHDVVDGTCSEKQIFAPALQNYFIVINFKRCSHLSYGIFDCLLINEGNNFIITSTSGETIHHIDGLRSDARSGSHSMNLSREELFFIEKDYNIVKLSKYKEKTKTTFIKYIQETDSAWRPWCLYCSQITDDVLVGMKKLDRIQGKVIRYNNLGEEIQEIQHNEIGSDIYSTPRYIAENVNGDVVVSDSTGAVVVTDREGRHRFSYKGHPPESKLSPLGICTDTLSHILVCDELTHAIQILDKDGHFLSNLLIKPLGIVSPSCLCYDVNADLLWVGSDVNYSVCLYKYLSPKDLLTDENSEYEDNYEECCLVQADL